A stretch of the Capsicum annuum cultivar UCD-10X-F1 chromosome 8, UCD10Xv1.1, whole genome shotgun sequence genome encodes the following:
- the LOC107839242 gene encoding uncharacterized protein LOC107839242 translates to MMRLTEIAKSKPLIETLSHQFTQKCFVSRTAKGKGKLKAGQPLKRSKVSTKKGQEVAQKEPPRRKSEFEEMVEECLSATAPLRSLKPKEKAREAEREKMGLISKAREEELQKMKKMNKEFANPWPIGPPGLDLISLGLVDVEKLPKYELTVEDGRRLAKAYSRVLMRKHRQRQAAETTLLRLKKEAIEALPENLKTAALVPDYTPFPVNRFMATLTPPIEGYLDKVMEAAKKSSAKEKLR, encoded by the coding sequence ATGATGCGATTAACTGAAATCGCAAAATCCAAACCGTTAATCGAAACCCTAAGCCATCAATTCACACAAAAGTGCTTCGTCAGTCGAACAGCAAAGGGTAAAGGCAAACTCAAAGCAGGACAGCCACTGAAAAGATCAAAAGTTTCAACGaagaaaggccaagaagttgCCCAAAAAGAACCACCAAGAAGGAAAAGCGAATTCGAAGAAATGGTTGAAGAATGTCTATCGGCTACTGCTCCATTAAGATCATTGAAACCCAAAGAAAAAGCACGTGAAGCCGAAAGAGAGAAAATGGGATTAATTAGCAAAGCTAGAGAAGAAGAGcttcaaaaaatgaagaaaatgaacAAGGAATTTGCGAATCCATGGCCAATTGGGCCACCGGGTTTGGACTTGATTTCGTTAGGGCTTGTTGATGTGGAGAAGCTTCCGAAGTACGAGTTGACAGTTGAAGATGGAAGGAGGCTTGCGAAAGCGTATAGTAGGGTTTTAATGAGGAAGCATAGGCAAAGACAGGCGGCTGAGACGACGTTGTTGAGGTTGAAGAAAGAGGCGATTGAGGCATTGCCGGAGAATTTGAAAACTGCTGCATTGGTTCCTGATTATACGCCGTTTCCTGTGAATCGATTTATGGCTACTTTGACGCCGCCTATTGAAGGTTATCTTGACAAGGTTATGGAGGCAGCTAAGAAGAGTTCTGCTAAGGAGAAGCTTAGATGA